GCTACAGGCTGCTTCACCTGAATCTGTAAAAGCTGCTGCGGATGCGGCGCAGATTCTACCGGTTTTCCGCTTTCATCCAGCATGACTTCAAGAATCTGCGTAAAGAACTTTGTATTCGGTCCAAAGATCTCGATTTCTTCGCCGATGCTCATCTTATTTCGTTGCTCCACCAGAGCTAAGCCGGTTTTCGGGTCATAATCCTTCACCAGACCGATAAAGGAATAATCTCTGGTATAAGCACTGGTCTGATAGTCCTGATCTTTATTGGTGGGCCTGTCAAAATAGAATCCCGTAGTAAACTGCCGATGACTGACCTTTTTCAATTCGGTCAACCATTCCTCTTTAAAGCTGTAGTTTTCCGGATCTGCATAATACGCATCAATAGCCTTTCTATAAACGCTCACTACAGTTGCCACGTAGAAAATGCTTTTCATACGCCCTTCTATTTTCGCCGATGCGATTCCTGCATCAATCAACTCAGGAATGTGATCGATCATACATAAATCTCTGGAATTTAAAATATAGGTTCCCCGTTCATCTTCTTCAATGGGAAAATATTCATTGGGTCTTTGTTCTTCCATGAGACTGTATTTCCATCTGCAAGGATGAGCGCACTGCCCCCGGTTGGCATCCCGTTCGATCATGAAGTTGCTTAAAAGACATCGCCCCGAATAGGAAATGCACATAGCACCCTGAACAAAGGCTTCGATTTCCATTTCATCGGGTATGTTGCTGCGAAGCTCCCGAATTTCTTTAAAGGTCAATTCCCTGGCCAGTACAATACGTTTTATTCCCTGCTGGTGCCAGAACTCTGCCGCTTTAAAATTCGTCATGTTT
This region of Aminipila luticellarii genomic DNA includes:
- a CDS encoding peptidase U32 family protein, with amino-acid sequence MKKIELLAPAGDLEKLKIAIDYGADAVYFGGEMFSLRAGAGNLTAEEIREGVEYAHERGKKAYLTINIYAHNEDIKPLEEYLNRIKGLNLDAFLVSDPGILLLLKEAIPNAEIHLSTQANMTNFKAAEFWHQQGIKRIVLARELTFKEIRELRSNIPDEMEIEAFVQGAMCISYSGRCLLSNFMIERDANRGQCAHPCRWKYSLMEEQRPNEYFPIEEDERGTYILNSRDLCMIDHIPELIDAGIASAKIEGRMKSIFYVATVVSVYRKAIDAYYADPENYSFKEEWLTELKKVSHRQFTTGFYFDRPTNKDQDYQTSAYTRDYSFIGLVKDYDPKTGLALVEQRNKMSIGEEIEIFGPNTKFFTQILEVMLDESGKPVESAPHPQQLLQIQVKQPVAAGFMLRKRK